Proteins co-encoded in one Streptomyces roseochromogenus subsp. oscitans DS 12.976 genomic window:
- a CDS encoding AMP-dependent synthetase/ligase: protein MRDVAFAPAVAPPLTGGLADSVFDTAERSPTLPVLAHRADPAATVWQEVTALELRDEVVDLAKGLVAAGISPGHRVALMSRTRHEWTVFSLALWAVGAEVVPIHPASSRDQAEWILRDAGCVAVLVEDEQGVMTVGTVCAGLPRLRHVWQLDAGAVPELVRQGAVVPYTTVESLRRIVLPDATAAVVYTSGTSGRPQGCALSHRGLAYPCDTVLAGWAHTAAPPGQQPSVLAFLPFSHVYGIMIMLTCVRGGVLMAHEPELTEASLTSALRTFRPTYLYGVPSVFEKLYKNVLRAAQQAGRGVLFERAAQTARDFAAAEERRRLGTGPGPGLDLRLQHALYERTVYRRLRAALGGRVVRGTSGGSSLSRELTLFYDGIGIFVHDGYGLTEASGGITMQPLGREKSGTVGRPLPGTEVQVADDGEILVRGPSVFQGYVGDEAATRAALRGGWLATGDIGRVDSEGYLTITGRKKDIIVTSGGTSVAPALLEQRLRMHPLVHQAVVLGDDRPCVGALLTLDPDFLAHWRAGLALQGGGPGRETREENALRDEIARAVASANSAVSRAESIRVYRVLPEPFAADNGLLTPSMKLRRDAIVRHYAAEIEVMYQARSRVARSPREPADWDEPDDVFR from the coding sequence ATGCGCGACGTCGCTTTCGCTCCCGCCGTTGCCCCGCCGCTCACCGGCGGTCTCGCCGACAGCGTCTTCGACACCGCGGAGCGCAGTCCCACCCTGCCGGTGCTCGCGCACCGTGCGGATCCCGCCGCCACCGTCTGGCAGGAGGTGACGGCCCTGGAGCTGCGGGACGAGGTGGTCGACCTGGCCAAGGGGCTGGTCGCCGCCGGGATCTCCCCCGGCCACCGGGTGGCCCTGATGTCCCGCACCCGTCACGAGTGGACCGTGTTCAGCCTCGCGCTGTGGGCCGTGGGCGCGGAGGTCGTGCCGATCCATCCGGCCTCCTCGCGCGACCAGGCCGAGTGGATCCTGCGGGACGCCGGCTGTGTGGCCGTGCTGGTCGAGGACGAGCAGGGCGTGATGACCGTCGGCACGGTGTGTGCCGGGCTGCCGCGGCTGCGCCACGTCTGGCAGCTGGACGCGGGCGCGGTGCCCGAACTCGTCCGCCAGGGCGCGGTGGTGCCGTACACCACCGTGGAGTCGCTGCGCCGGATCGTGCTGCCGGACGCCACGGCGGCGGTCGTCTACACCTCCGGCACGTCCGGCCGCCCCCAGGGCTGCGCGCTGAGCCACCGCGGTCTCGCCTACCCCTGCGACACGGTGCTGGCCGGCTGGGCGCACACCGCGGCACCCCCGGGGCAGCAGCCGTCGGTGCTGGCCTTCCTGCCGTTCTCGCATGTGTACGGCATCATGATCATGCTCACGTGTGTCCGCGGCGGTGTGCTGATGGCGCACGAGCCGGAGCTGACCGAGGCCTCGCTGACGTCGGCGCTGCGCACGTTCCGGCCGACGTATCTGTACGGCGTGCCGTCGGTGTTCGAGAAGCTCTACAAGAATGTCCTGCGGGCCGCGCAACAGGCGGGCCGGGGTGTCCTGTTCGAGCGGGCCGCACAGACCGCGCGGGACTTCGCCGCGGCCGAGGAGCGCCGCCGGCTGGGCACCGGGCCGGGTCCCGGGCTCGACCTCAGACTGCAGCACGCCCTGTACGAGCGGACGGTGTACCGCAGGCTGCGGGCGGCGCTCGGCGGGCGGGTGGTGCGCGGCACCTCCGGCGGTTCCTCGCTCAGCCGTGAACTGACCCTGTTCTACGACGGCATCGGCATCTTCGTCCACGACGGCTACGGCCTGACCGAGGCCTCCGGCGGGATCACCATGCAGCCGCTCGGCCGGGAGAAGTCCGGGACCGTGGGCCGGCCGCTGCCGGGCACCGAGGTCCAGGTGGCCGACGACGGGGAGATCCTGGTCCGCGGCCCGTCGGTGTTCCAGGGCTATGTCGGTGACGAGGCGGCGACGCGGGCCGCGCTGCGCGGCGGCTGGCTGGCCACCGGGGACATCGGGCGAGTGGACTCCGAGGGCTATCTGACGATCACCGGGCGCAAGAAGGACATCATCGTCACCAGCGGCGGCACGAGCGTCGCCCCGGCCCTGCTGGAGCAGCGGCTGCGTATGCACCCGCTCGTCCACCAGGCGGTCGTGCTCGGCGACGACCGGCCCTGCGTCGGCGCCCTGCTGACCCTGGACCCGGACTTCCTCGCGCACTGGCGGGCCGGCCTGGCGCTCCAGGGCGGCGGTCCGGGCCGCGAGACCCGTGAGGAGAACGCGCTGCGGGACGAGATCGCGCGGGCCGTGGCCTCCGCGAACAGTGCCGTGTCGCGTGCGGAGTCCATCCGGGTCTACCGGGTCCTGCCGGAGCCGTTCGCCGCGGACAACGGACTGCTCACCCCGTCGATGAAGCTGCGCCGGGACGCGATAGTCCGGCATTACGCCGCCGAGATCGAAGTGATGTACCAGGCGCGGTCCCGGGTGGCGCGGAGCCCGCGGGAGCCGGCGGACTGGGACGAGCCGGACGACGTCTTCCGCTGA
- a CDS encoding NAD(P)/FAD-dependent oxidoreductase: protein MNTVTRPRILVVGAGFAGVGCVRRLERKLAPAEADVTLVTPYSYQLYLPLLPQVASGVLTPQSIALSLRRSKKYRTRILPGGAIGVDLKAKVCVVRTITDQTVNEPYDYIVLAPGSVTRTFDIPGLTDHAFGMKTLAEAAYIRDHVITQLDLADASDDPVERAARLQFVVVGGGYAGTETAACLQRLTHAAVARYPRLDPGLIKWHLIDIAPKLMPELGDKLGRSAQEILGRRGIEVSLGVSIEKAGAEEVTFTDGRVVPTHTLIWTAGVVASPLIATLGAETVRGRLAVTPEMTLPGYDGVFSLGDSAAVPDLAKREKGTVCPPTAQHAMRQGKTVADNVIATLRGQPLQPYVHHDLGLVVDLGGKDAVSKPLGIELRGLPAQAVARGYHWSALRTNVAKTRVMTNWLLNAVAGDDFVRTGFQARKPARLKDFEFTDSYLTPAQVRARADGTAGGSP, encoded by the coding sequence ATGAACACCGTGACACGACCCAGGATCCTGGTGGTTGGCGCAGGCTTCGCCGGAGTGGGGTGCGTCCGCCGCCTGGAGCGGAAACTCGCTCCCGCCGAGGCCGACGTCACCCTGGTGACGCCTTACTCCTACCAGCTGTATCTGCCCCTGCTGCCCCAGGTCGCCTCCGGTGTGCTCACGCCGCAGTCGATCGCCCTGAGCCTGCGCCGCAGCAAGAAGTACCGCACCCGGATCCTGCCCGGCGGCGCGATCGGCGTGGATCTGAAGGCCAAGGTGTGCGTCGTGCGCACCATCACCGACCAGACCGTCAACGAGCCCTACGACTACATCGTGCTGGCTCCCGGCAGTGTGACCCGCACCTTCGACATCCCGGGTCTGACCGACCACGCCTTCGGGATGAAGACCCTCGCCGAGGCCGCCTACATCCGCGACCACGTCATCACCCAGCTCGACCTCGCCGACGCCAGCGACGACCCGGTCGAGCGGGCCGCCCGGCTGCAGTTCGTGGTGGTCGGAGGCGGATACGCCGGCACCGAGACCGCCGCCTGTCTGCAACGGCTGACGCACGCGGCCGTCGCCCGCTACCCGCGCCTGGATCCCGGCCTGATCAAGTGGCATCTGATCGACATCGCGCCCAAGCTCATGCCGGAGCTCGGCGACAAGCTCGGCCGCAGCGCGCAGGAGATCCTGGGGCGGCGCGGCATCGAGGTGTCGCTGGGCGTGTCGATCGAGAAGGCAGGGGCGGAGGAGGTCACCTTCACCGACGGCCGGGTGGTGCCGACGCACACACTGATCTGGACGGCCGGTGTGGTCGCGAGCCCGCTGATCGCCACGCTCGGCGCGGAGACGGTCCGCGGCCGGCTCGCGGTCACCCCGGAGATGACCCTGCCGGGCTACGACGGGGTGTTCTCGCTCGGCGACTCGGCCGCCGTACCGGACCTGGCCAAGCGCGAGAAGGGCACGGTCTGCCCGCCCACCGCGCAGCACGCGATGCGCCAGGGCAAGACGGTCGCCGACAACGTCATCGCGACCCTGCGGGGGCAGCCGCTGCAGCCGTATGTGCACCATGACCTGGGCCTCGTCGTCGACCTCGGTGGCAAGGACGCGGTGTCCAAACCGCTCGGCATCGAGCTGCGCGGGCTGCCGGCGCAGGCGGTGGCCCGCGGGTACCACTGGTCGGCGCTGCGCACCAACGTCGCCAAGACCCGGGTGATGACCAACTGGCTGCTGAACGCGGTCGCGGGCGACGATTTCGTCCGCACCGGCTTCCAGGCCCGCAAGCCCGCCCGGCTGAAGGACTTCGAGTTCACCGACTCGTATCTGACGCCGGCACAGGTGCGGGCCCGGGCGGACGGGACGGCCGGGGGGAGCCCGTGA
- a CDS encoding ATP-binding protein — protein MSTERRGGGIPPAEDSYERVFAFAGELQNVTEARLAAEEFLGALALRSPPAAHEYWDDIVLVVTELAANAIQYAPGPFGLRLRRTFDGVHVTMHDTSTVRPRARPFQPGTGGGGIGWHLVHTLCTQVSVIVHDEGKDIHAFLPW, from the coding sequence ATGTCGACGGAGCGGCGCGGGGGCGGCATACCGCCTGCGGAGGACAGCTATGAGCGCGTCTTCGCCTTCGCGGGTGAGCTGCAGAATGTCACGGAGGCGCGGCTCGCCGCGGAGGAGTTCCTGGGCGCGCTCGCCCTGCGCTCGCCGCCGGCCGCGCACGAGTACTGGGACGACATCGTGCTGGTCGTGACGGAGCTGGCCGCCAACGCGATCCAGTACGCGCCCGGGCCGTTCGGCCTGCGACTGCGCCGCACCTTCGACGGTGTGCACGTGACGATGCACGACACGAGCACGGTCAGGCCCAGAGCGCGGCCCTTCCAGCCGGGCACGGGCGGCGGCGGCATCGGCTGGCACCTGGTGCACACGCTGTGCACGCAGGTCAGCGTCATCGTGCACGACGAGGGCAAGGACATCCACGCGTTCCTGCCCTGGTGA